In one Lolium rigidum isolate FL_2022 chromosome 3, APGP_CSIRO_Lrig_0.1, whole genome shotgun sequence genomic region, the following are encoded:
- the LOC124695555 gene encoding beta-amylase 2, chloroplastic-like, with the protein MALNLTHQTGAAAITATPPTGARAAVFAASATGTATSGATMVRSGSAQSLRLQTQTVEPAQPQPSDFHHAMAAPAHPDVAAVEDRKVGVPVFVMMPLDTVRKDGSALNRRKAVQASLAALKSAGAAGIMVDVWWGIAEAEGPGQYNFAGYIELMEMAKKAGLKVQAVMSFHQCGGNVGDSVNIPLPRWATEEIDKDQDLAYTDRCGRRNYEYISLGADKLPALKGRTPIQCYADFMRAFRDHMAPYMGSTICEIQVGMGPAGELRYPSYPESNGTWSFPGIGEFQCYDRYMLASLRAAADAVGKPEWGCAGPGDSGSYNQWPEDTNFFRREGGWNTEYGKFFMSWYSQMLLEHGDRILSAASSVYTGVPGVKVSVKVAGIHWHYGTRSHAPELTAGYYNTRNHDGYQPIARMLGRHGAVLNFTCVEMRDHEQPQDAQCLPEALVRQVANAAKEAGIGLAGENALPRYDETAHDQVIATAAEKAEEERMVAFTYLRMGPDLFQPDNWRRFAAFVKRMTETGVRDVCREQVEREAQGVAHATQPLVHEAAAALAN; encoded by the exons ATGGCGCTCAACCTGACCCACCAGACCGGCGCGGCGGCCATCACGGCCACGCCGCCGacgggcgcgcgcgcggccgtCTTCGCGGCCTCCGCCACCGGCACGGCCACCTCCGGCGCCACCATGGTCCGCAGCGGCAGCGCGCAGAGCCTGCGGCTGCAGACGCAGACGGTGGAGCCGGCGCAGCCGCAGCCGTCCGACTTCCACCACGCCATGgcggcgccggcccacccggacgTGGCCGCCGTCGAGGACCGCAAGGTGGGCGTCCCCGTCTTCGTCATGATGCCGCTCGACACCGTGCGCAAGGACGGCAGCGCGCTCAACCGCCGCAAGGCCGTGCAGGCCTCGCTCGCCGCGCTCAagagcgccggcgccgccgggatCATGGTCGACGTCTGGTGGGGCATCGCCGAGGCCGAGGGCCCCGGACAGTACAACTTCGCCGGATACATCGAGCTCATGGAGATGGCCAAGAAGGCCGGCCTCAAGGTGCAGGCCGTCATGTCGTTTCACCAGTGCGGCGGCAACGTCGGAGATTCAGTCAA CATCCCACTTCCTCGATGGGCAACGGAGGAGATCGACAAGGACCAGGACCTGGCGTACACTGACCGGTGCGGCCGCCGCAACTACGAGTACATCTCGCTGGGCGCCGACAAGCTGCCGGCGCTCAAGGGCCGCACGCCCATCCAGTGCTACGCCGACTTCATGCGCGCCTTCCGCGACCACATGGCGCCCTACATGGGCAGCACCATCTGCGAGATCCAGGTCGGCATGGGCCCCGCCGGCGAGCTCCGCTACCCCTCCTACCCGGAGAGCAACGGCACCTGGTCCTTCCCGGGCATCGGCGAGTTCCAGTGCTACGACCGCTACATGCTCGCCAGCCTCcgggccgccgccgacgccgtcggCAAGCCCGAGTGGGGCTGCGCCGGGCCGGGGGACTCGGGCAGCTACAACCAGTGGCCCGAGGACACCAACTTCTTCCGCCGCGAGGGCGGCTGGAACACCGAGTACGGCAAATTCTTCATGAGCTGGTACTCGCAGATGCTCCTCGAGCACGGCGACCGCATCCTCTCTGCCGCCTCATCCGTCTACACCGGCGTCCCCGGCGTCAAGGTCTCCGTCAAGGTGGCGGGCATCCACTGGCACTACGGCACTAGGTCGCACGCCCCCGAGCTCACGGCCGGGTACTACAACACCAGGAACCACGACGGGTACCAGCCCATCGCGCGCATGCTGGGCCGCCACGGCGCCGTGCTCAACTTCACCTGCGTCGAGATGCGCGACCACGAGCAGCCGCAGGACGCGCAGTGCCTCCCCGAGGCGCTGGTGCGGCAGGTGGCCAACGCCGCCAAGGAGGCCGGCATCGGGCTCGCCGGCGAGAACGCACTGCCCAGGTACGACGAGACGGCGCACGACCAGGTGATCGCCACGGCCGCGGAGAAAGCCGAGGAGGAGCGCATGGTGGCCTTCACCTACCTCCGCATGGGGCCCGACCTCTTCCAGCCCGACAACTGGCGCCGCTTCGCCGCCTTCGTCAAGAGGATGACGGAGACCGGCGTCAGGGACGTGTGCCGGGAGCAGGTGGAGCGGGAGGCGCAGGGCGTCGCGCACGCCACGCAGCCGCTCGTCcacgaggccgccgccgcgctcgccaaCTAA